One genomic segment of Rivularia sp. PCC 7116 includes these proteins:
- a CDS encoding cache domain-containing protein: MNNIHNSVNFDTPFIKSYLAILKNKKVVNHRDRTRKIIQEATEELASSFNGIPSNIDDVFIGLKNHLRKNPKILGSAFAFSPEIMCSCPFVLRDVNKFVSKDIADTLMYSNTVWYEVPVKQRKPIWSVPYFDIGKSGEDILLTTYSVPLFSRDSHIFGVVISDLLLARLEDIQKIE, encoded by the coding sequence ATGAATAATATTCACAATAGTGTAAATTTTGATACCCCGTTTATTAAAAGCTATCTTGCTATTTTAAAAAATAAAAAGGTAGTAAATCATAGAGACAGAACAAGAAAAATAATTCAAGAAGCGACCGAAGAGTTGGCTTCCTCTTTCAATGGTATTCCTTCAAATATTGATGATGTTTTTATCGGTTTAAAAAATCATTTACGAAAAAATCCAAAAATACTTGGCAGCGCATTCGCTTTTTCACCGGAGATAATGTGTTCTTGTCCTTTTGTATTGAGAGATGTAAACAAATTTGTTAGTAAAGATATTGCAGATACATTGATGTATTCTAATACAGTTTGGTATGAAGTCCCAGTGAAGCAAAGAAAACCTATTTGGAGCGTTCCTTATTTTGACATCGGAAAAAGTGGTGAAGATATTTTACTAACAACTTATTCTGTACCGTTATTTAGTAGAGATTCTCACATATTTGGTGTAGTTATCAGCGACCTTTTATTAGCAAGGTTAGAGGATATCCAAAAAATAGAATAG
- the cysH gene encoding phosphoadenosine phosphosulfate reductase: MTISTASTKSSNFNLEELNQKYETAHPREILAWSAENISTGLVQTSAFNVDDIVITDILYRELKQQSPVIFLDTLFHFRETLELVDKVKKLYNVNLKIYTNEEVDSREAFNAKYGEALWDKDIAKFHDVTKIEPLQRGLDELDTVAWITGRRRDQAPTRASMPIFELDKKGRLKINPLATWTRKETWDFVEEHKVIYNPLHDQGYPSIGDEPITTKVAEGESERDGRWRGSGKTECGIHI; encoded by the coding sequence ATGACTATTTCTACGGCATCTACCAAATCTAGCAATTTCAATTTGGAAGAGTTGAACCAAAAATATGAAACTGCCCATCCAAGAGAGATTTTGGCATGGTCTGCGGAGAATATTTCTACTGGGTTAGTGCAAACTAGCGCTTTTAACGTAGATGATATTGTCATTACTGATATTCTCTATCGCGAACTTAAGCAGCAATCACCTGTTATTTTTCTCGATACGCTGTTTCATTTCCGCGAAACTTTAGAATTAGTGGACAAAGTAAAAAAGTTGTATAACGTTAATTTGAAAATTTATACAAATGAGGAAGTAGATAGCCGCGAAGCCTTTAATGCTAAGTACGGCGAAGCGCTTTGGGACAAAGATATTGCGAAATTCCACGACGTTACTAAAATTGAACCTTTGCAAAGAGGATTAGACGAACTTGACACTGTTGCTTGGATCACCGGACGCAGAAGAGATCAAGCACCAACTCGTGCAAGTATGCCAATTTTTGAATTAGATAAAAAAGGTCGTCTTAAAATTAATCCTTTAGCTACCTGGACTCGTAAAGAAACTTGGGATTTTGTTGAAGAACATAAAGTAATTTACAATCCTTTACACGACCAGGGTTATCCCAGCATTGGCGATGAGCCTATCACTACTAAAGTTGCTGAAGGTGAAAGCGAACGCGATGGAAGATGGAGAGGTAGTGGTAAAACTGAGTGTGGAATTCACATTTAG
- a CDS encoding M50 family metallopeptidase: MDFQSLETKLNNSVDRIGIWWLIGAAVATIVLWQVPYGDYILYPFSILATWFHEMGHGLAAILLGGNFQQLQISADGSGVAYHSGRLLFGPIGRALVSAAGPMGPPIAGAILILASRSFKTASISLKILGGFLLFSVLIWVRSLFGIVAIILLGLIILGIGFKGNRWFQGFSIQFLGVQACISTYHQVDYLFTRTAGPLGLSDTGQIQRQLFLPYWFWGGLMAVASLVILIQSLRIAYKK, translated from the coding sequence ATGGATTTTCAATCACTAGAAACTAAACTAAACAATAGCGTAGACCGTATAGGAATATGGTGGTTAATTGGGGCTGCCGTAGCTACGATTGTACTATGGCAAGTACCATATGGAGATTATATTTTATACCCATTTTCGATTTTAGCGACTTGGTTTCACGAAATGGGTCACGGCTTAGCAGCTATACTGCTGGGAGGAAACTTTCAGCAGCTACAAATTTCCGCTGATGGTTCTGGTGTCGCCTATCACAGCGGTAGGTTATTGTTTGGACCGATTGGTCGTGCTTTAGTATCTGCTGCTGGACCGATGGGACCGCCAATTGCAGGTGCTATATTAATTTTGGCATCCCGTAGCTTCAAGACAGCCAGCATCAGTTTAAAAATATTAGGCGGATTTTTACTATTTTCAGTATTAATTTGGGTACGTTCGCTTTTTGGAATAGTCGCGATTATCCTTTTAGGTTTAATTATCCTTGGTATTGGTTTTAAAGGAAATCGTTGGTTTCAGGGATTTAGCATTCAATTTCTCGGCGTGCAAGCCTGTATAAGTACTTATCACCAAGTTGATTATTTGTTTACTCGTACCGCAGGTCCTTTAGGACTTTCTGATACCGGACAAATACAGCGACAATTATTTTTACCTTATTGGTTTTGGGGTGGATTAATGGCAGTTGCTTCCCTTGTCATACTCATACAAAGTTTGCGAATCGCTTATAAAAAGTGA
- a CDS encoding ShlB/FhaC/HecB family hemolysin secretion/activation protein: MPVKDFLLPDSYKYCQCLSFAFLFTFTLVKPLKAEEIKKTNRNSEYYKQFNISDSKAIRLNKAIAKNKSKRTSNSSTVSVLNSSTPKQSVDADILFRYPANISQAPQPNKPSSKDPTKPPSTQTLPEPSIPTLPPPEQLLEPNGTPTQPEINVPSEVPQKIVVDKFEIKGSTVFDEKEFDAITKPYTNRAITFAELLQLRSQLTQLYLDAGYITSGAFIPTQKFQDGTVEIEIIEGELEDIKVTGNRRLNSGYIRSRIKRGARKPLNRTKLLESLQLLQLNPLIDKLSAELSAGTRPGESLLELTIEETKTFNTQLSLDNGRSPAVGSFRRQIQVSEANLFGWGDSISGGYSNTDGSNSFDFNYTLPVNPRNGTLSFSYGTSDSDVIESPFNVLDIQSQSRYYELSLRQPIIETPQQEFAIGVTASRRESKASLFDGEIPFPNSPGADDEGRTRISAIRFFQEWTNRSSSQVFAVRSQFSVGLDALDSTINNTSPDSRFYAWRGQAQWVRLLAPDTLFLLRGDVQFSDRPLVPLEQIGIGGQESVRGYRQDALLTDNAVFASAEVRLPIARFSGQNNLLQLAPFVDFGTAWNRGGRDEANGESETETLLSVGLGLRLQLQERLTARFDWGIPLITVEGDKDTLQENGLYFSVIYNPF, encoded by the coding sequence ATGCCTGTTAAAGATTTTTTACTTCCAGATAGCTATAAATACTGTCAGTGTTTAAGTTTTGCCTTCTTATTCACTTTTACGTTAGTAAAACCGCTTAAAGCCGAAGAAATTAAGAAAACAAATAGGAATTCAGAATATTATAAACAATTTAATATCTCAGATTCAAAAGCTATAAGGTTAAACAAAGCTATTGCGAAAAACAAGTCAAAGCGTACTAGTAATAGTTCAACTGTGTCAGTTTTAAATAGCTCAACCCCAAAGCAATCTGTAGATGCAGATATCTTATTCAGATATCCGGCAAATATTTCCCAAGCACCCCAGCCCAACAAACCTTCCTCAAAAGATCCTACTAAGCCTCCGTCAACTCAAACCCTTCCGGAACCAAGTATCCCGACTTTACCACCACCGGAACAATTGTTAGAACCAAACGGTACTCCTACCCAACCAGAAATAAACGTACCCAGCGAAGTTCCTCAGAAAATTGTTGTAGATAAATTTGAGATTAAAGGTAGCACGGTTTTTGATGAGAAAGAATTTGATGCAATTACCAAACCTTATACTAATCGCGCAATAACATTTGCCGAACTTTTACAACTGCGATCGCAACTGACGCAGTTGTACCTTGATGCAGGATACATAACTAGTGGAGCTTTTATTCCAACCCAGAAATTTCAAGACGGTACGGTTGAAATTGAGATTATAGAAGGTGAACTAGAAGATATCAAAGTCACCGGAAATCGCCGGTTAAATTCTGGATATATTCGTTCCCGCATCAAAAGAGGCGCGAGAAAACCTTTAAATCGCACAAAGCTACTAGAATCATTACAGCTATTACAGCTTAACCCTTTAATAGACAAGCTTTCAGCCGAACTATCTGCTGGCACCCGCCCCGGAGAAAGTCTACTAGAATTAACCATTGAAGAAACAAAAACTTTTAACACTCAACTGAGCTTAGATAACGGACGTTCCCCGGCAGTAGGTAGTTTTCGCCGCCAAATTCAAGTAAGCGAAGCCAACTTATTTGGATGGGGTGACAGTATCAGCGGTGGTTACAGCAATACCGACGGCAGTAATTCCTTTGATTTCAATTATACTTTGCCCGTAAATCCTCGTAACGGGACTTTATCATTTAGTTATGGTACTTCCGATAGCGATGTAATTGAAAGTCCGTTCAATGTTCTTGATATTCAATCCCAATCCCGTTATTACGAATTATCGCTGCGTCAACCGATAATAGAAACACCGCAGCAAGAATTTGCTATAGGTGTAACAGCCAGTCGTCGAGAAAGTAAAGCGAGTTTATTTGATGGTGAAATTCCCTTTCCTAATTCACCGGGAGCAGATGACGAAGGCAGAACCCGCATCAGCGCAATTCGTTTTTTCCAGGAGTGGACAAATCGTAGCAGCAGTCAAGTTTTTGCTGTGCGTTCTCAGTTTAGCGTCGGATTAGATGCTCTTGATTCTACGATTAACAACACATCCCCCGATAGTCGTTTTTACGCTTGGAGAGGACAAGCTCAGTGGGTGCGTCTTTTAGCACCAGATACACTGTTCCTATTACGTGGTGACGTACAGTTCTCAGACAGACCCCTCGTACCTTTGGAGCAAATTGGTATCGGCGGGCAAGAAAGTGTTAGGGGATACCGTCAAGACGCTTTGCTTACCGATAATGCCGTTTTTGCATCAGCCGAAGTAAGACTTCCCATAGCTCGTTTTTCCGGTCAAAATAACCTCTTGCAGCTTGCTCCTTTTGTAGACTTTGGTACCGCTTGGAACCGAGGAGGTAGAGACGAAGCCAATGGCGAAAGCGAAACCGAAACTTTGTTATCTGTAGGATTGGGATTGCGATTGCAGCTACAAGAACGACTTACTGCCCGTTTTGACTGGGGAATTCCCCTAATTACAGTTGAAGGAGACAAAGACACCTTACAAGAAAACGGTTTATATTTCTCCGTAATTTATAATCCATTTTAA
- a CDS encoding nitrous oxide reductase family maturation protein NosD, with protein MNDFDISLNNESSLSANPQELVPNSGLEAAGMVADDSQNSGNSSMLPTLSEDILRYEAEELTLSNYQIESNNASSEGKHISLLGSDSNSGTATGVFNGEAGTYEVNVGFYDENDGVSSVDITVAGKLETFSFDKDLPADKAAAEALTSRVTHSEIELQPGDDFKIEAESNLGEFARIDYVEFIPMDSSTETDTDLGSNIDSSIETDTDPGGNIDSSIETDTDPGGNIDSSIDKDAGKDDSIKSPMDAQTYYVSLDGSDDNPGTKEKPWKTVNHAVQKDSAVKAGDTILVQPGTYTELITLDKSGNEELGHITLKADGDVTLRDPDPNVGDFREGVIQSANQGHWIIDGFRIENTSWAGIALRDANNMIVQNNHTFETGASGIIVLPESYYEGGEAEVTSQDIKVVDNKIERANWRWTGLGDTRGTQEALSIWGVDGFEVANNIVKEGTREGIDVKTGSRNGSIHNNTVTEVAKIGGTAAGYNGGPAIYVDGNRADSFNIDIYNNKVYGNTSEGIVINDEEPGAGDVRDIRVFNNVVYDNGTQGVNSGAGIMVGSNVKDVEITNNTLSGNVQSFVIDGSDFFEGDKVSNVVLRNNIFADSEYRHGFVEDAEDIVLDNNLFTDGADKLFETGDGVNNIEETNNFEVKSVGFSDAKAKDYHLTANSAAVDAGTNVMPEYLKGDADSKQRKIGKAVDVGSFEFGKSDAVVDDNSVKAYNKGRQEDAEKAANSKDSSDDENIVLRNKFF; from the coding sequence ATGAATGATTTCGACATATCACTTAATAACGAATCCTCTTTGTCTGCAAATCCCCAAGAATTAGTTCCGAATTCAGGATTAGAAGCAGCAGGAATGGTTGCAGATGATTCACAGAATTCCGGTAATTCCTCAATGTTACCTACCTTGTCAGAAGATATTTTGCGTTACGAAGCGGAGGAATTAACGTTAAGCAACTATCAAATTGAGTCAAATAATGCTTCTTCAGAGGGAAAACATATTTCTCTTTTGGGCAGCGATAGTAATAGTGGCACGGCAACAGGTGTTTTTAATGGTGAAGCCGGAACTTATGAGGTAAATGTAGGTTTCTATGATGAAAATGATGGAGTTTCTTCTGTAGATATAACTGTTGCAGGTAAGCTTGAAACCTTTTCATTCGACAAAGATTTGCCTGCGGATAAAGCAGCAGCAGAGGCTTTGACATCCCGCGTCACCCATTCAGAAATTGAACTGCAACCAGGAGATGATTTTAAGATTGAAGCAGAAAGTAATTTAGGTGAATTCGCTCGAATTGACTATGTAGAATTTATTCCAATGGATTCTTCTACCGAAACAGATACCGATCTAGGTAGTAATATAGACTCTTCTATCGAAACAGATACCGATCCAGGTGGTAACATAGACTCTTCTATCGAAACAGATACCGATCCAGGTGGTAACATAGACTCTTCTATCGATAAGGATGCTGGCAAAGATGACAGTATAAAGTCTCCGATGGATGCTCAAACATACTATGTATCTCTAGACGGTAGCGATGATAATCCAGGGACAAAAGAAAAGCCTTGGAAAACCGTTAACCACGCCGTTCAAAAAGATTCTGCGGTAAAAGCTGGAGATACCATCTTAGTACAACCCGGTACATATACAGAGTTGATTACTCTGGATAAATCTGGAAATGAAGAACTAGGTCATATTACATTAAAGGCTGATGGTGATGTTACTTTGCGCGATCCAGATCCTAATGTCGGAGATTTTAGAGAAGGTGTGATTCAATCGGCTAATCAAGGACATTGGATTATCGATGGTTTCCGAATTGAAAATACTTCCTGGGCTGGTATTGCCTTGAGAGATGCAAACAATATGATTGTTCAGAATAACCATACATTCGAGACTGGTGCTTCAGGTATTATTGTCTTACCTGAAAGTTATTACGAGGGTGGAGAGGCTGAAGTTACTAGCCAAGATATCAAGGTTGTAGACAATAAGATTGAACGAGCAAACTGGAGATGGACTGGACTCGGCGATACTAGAGGTACGCAGGAGGCATTGAGTATTTGGGGTGTTGACGGTTTCGAGGTTGCGAACAATATTGTGAAAGAAGGAACCCGTGAGGGTATTGATGTCAAAACAGGCTCTCGAAATGGTTCGATTCACAATAACACTGTGACGGAGGTTGCAAAAATAGGCGGTACAGCCGCAGGTTATAACGGTGGTCCCGCTATCTACGTTGATGGTAATCGCGCTGACAGTTTCAATATCGATATTTACAACAATAAAGTTTACGGTAATACCTCAGAAGGAATTGTGATTAATGATGAGGAGCCTGGTGCTGGTGATGTCAGAGATATTCGCGTTTTTAATAACGTGGTTTATGACAATGGAACTCAAGGTGTTAACAGTGGCGCTGGAATAATGGTAGGTAGTAATGTTAAGGATGTTGAAATTACCAATAATACTTTGTCTGGCAATGTTCAGTCGTTTGTGATTGATGGTAGTGACTTCTTTGAAGGAGATAAAGTCTCTAATGTTGTACTGCGTAACAATATCTTTGCAGATTCTGAATACCGTCATGGTTTTGTTGAAGATGCAGAAGATATAGTATTGGACAACAACTTATTTACAGACGGCGCTGATAAACTATTTGAAACAGGCGATGGAGTCAATAATATTGAAGAAACAAATAACTTTGAAGTCAAATCAGTCGGTTTCTCCGATGCAAAAGCTAAAGATTACCACTTAACTGCTAATTCTGCGGCAGTTGATGCGGGTACAAATGTCATGCCTGAATACTTAAAAGGCGATGCAGATAGCAAACAGCGCAAAATAGGTAAAGCTGTTGACGTAGGAAGCTTTGAATTTGGTAAATCAGATGCCGTAGTCGATGATAATTCTGTAAAAGCTTACAATAAAGGCAGACAAGAAGATGCAGAAAAAGCAGCAAATTCTAAAGATTCTTCAGACGATGAAAATATTGTCTTAAGAAATAAATTCTTCTAA
- the sbcD gene encoding exonuclease subunit SbcD, whose amino-acid sequence MIKILHLSDIHMGSGFTHGRINPETGLNTRLEDFVTTLSVCMDRAIEQQVDLVLFGGDAFPDATPPPYVQQAFASQFRRLVDAQIPTVLLVGNHDQHSQGQGGASLCIYRTLGVPGVIVGDTLDTHNVQTRSGEVQVITLPWLTRSALMTRQETQGLSLGEINQLLTERLQVVLEAEIRRLDPDIPIILLAHLMADKANLGAERFLAVGKGFTLPLSLLTRPCFDYVALGHVHRHQNLNKSNKPPVVYPGSIERVDFSEEKEDKGYVMVEVESGSAKWEFCPLAVRSFRTIEVDVSKTEDPLAAIAKSVAKNNIEDAVVRLVYKLRSEQLDLIDNSSLQEILSPAHTYTIHPELVSQLARPRVPELSASSSIDPMEALKTYLNNREDLQDIADSMLQAAHTLLGEDDELFDSIEEKNNSEEHNAANSQNQQLRLL is encoded by the coding sequence ATGATTAAAATCCTACACCTTTCCGATATCCACATGGGAAGTGGCTTTACCCACGGACGTATCAATCCGGAAACTGGATTAAATACGCGATTAGAAGATTTTGTCACGACTCTATCTGTATGCATGGATCGCGCGATCGAACAACAAGTAGATTTGGTGTTATTCGGTGGGGATGCTTTTCCTGATGCAACTCCCCCGCCCTACGTACAACAGGCTTTTGCAAGTCAGTTTCGCCGTTTGGTAGATGCTCAAATTCCTACCGTATTGCTTGTAGGCAATCACGATCAGCATTCTCAGGGACAAGGGGGAGCTAGCTTATGTATTTACCGTACTTTGGGCGTTCCTGGGGTTATTGTAGGAGATACTTTAGATACACATAATGTTCAAACTCGTAGCGGTGAAGTACAGGTAATTACTTTACCTTGGTTAACTCGTTCTGCTTTAATGACTCGTCAAGAGACTCAAGGTTTATCGCTCGGGGAAATCAATCAATTATTAACCGAACGTTTGCAAGTTGTGCTAGAAGCAGAAATCCGTCGTCTCGATCCCGATATTCCGATTATACTTTTAGCCCATTTAATGGCTGACAAAGCAAACTTGGGAGCAGAGCGCTTTTTAGCTGTGGGGAAAGGTTTCACTCTTCCTTTATCTTTACTTACACGTCCGTGTTTTGATTATGTCGCTTTGGGACATGTACATCGACACCAAAATTTGAATAAATCTAACAAACCGCCGGTAGTATACCCCGGAAGCATCGAACGAGTTGATTTTAGCGAAGAAAAGGAAGACAAAGGTTATGTAATGGTAGAAGTCGAATCCGGCAGCGCTAAATGGGAATTTTGTCCTTTAGCAGTTCGCAGTTTTCGTACCATTGAAGTAGACGTGTCCAAAACTGAAGATCCACTCGCGGCGATCGCTAAATCTGTAGCCAAAAACAATATTGAAGATGCAGTTGTTAGGTTAGTTTACAAGCTTCGTTCGGAACAGTTAGATTTAATTGATAACTCTTCGTTACAGGAAATATTAAGCCCAGCCCATACTTATACTATTCACCCAGAATTAGTAAGCCAGTTGGCTCGCCCCCGCGTTCCAGAATTGAGTGCCAGCAGTAGCATCGATCCCATGGAAGCATTAAAAACTTATCTTAATAATCGAGAAGACCTCCAGGATATAGCTGATTCTATGCTACAAGCGGCACATACTCTATTAGGAGAAGATGATGAATTGTTTGATTCTATAGAGGAGAAAAATAATTCGGAAGAACACAATGCTGCAAACAGCCAAAATCAACAGTTACGTTTATTATAA
- a CDS encoding right-handed parallel beta-helix repeat-containing protein: MNGFDIIPSNDSLLTEDSSQLLADNGLNGGSPLPQSSSSSSFSMLPVRYEAEDLNLNNFLIKSNNVSSGGEHISLLGSNSNTGTAAGIFNGLAGSYYVNVAYYDENDGISSATVTVAGEIENFRFDKNLPGNAVAPETLTSYVTHPILELQSGDAFEIEAQYDLGEFARIDYIEFVPTQNASQPDGSLRYEAEKLQLTGYQTAPISGASGGEQINLNNTDNTSGVAQGVFAGEAGIYRVRVGYYDENDGVSSATVTVAGQTRSFEFDEDLPSSAPVPETLTSRVTHSVIGLKPGDAFKIEGQSNFGEFARVDYIEFIPIQTTVDATTAIRYEAENFQQLDDYVISSNSNSSADKHISVYNSSYQTIGDVFDGETGFYQVKVGYYDENDGKSTATVTVGGQSRTFLFDEDLPSAGATAAALTQRVTHEAVRIQKGDNFVIDAISNAAEFARFDYIEFVAVNPPDGSTYYVSPDGSDDNPGTEQLPWKTINYAVSQGSPVIAGDTVLVKPGTYTELINLDKSGDDELGHITLKADGEVILKDPDPINGHFREGVIQSAGEGFWIIDGFRIEDTSWAGISLRDANNMIVQNNHTFETGASGIIIMPDTYFFGGDAEVTSRDIKVLGNTIERANWIWAGLGDTRGTQEALSIWGVDGFEVANNLVKEGKREGIDAKTGSRNGSIHNNTVTGVAQVSGTPIGYNAGAAIYVEGNRADTFNIDVYNNIVYDNVAEGIVVADEIPGNGDVSDIRVFNNVVYGNGTLGINSGMGIAVTSNVNNVEVINNTVFNNIQSIVVNGTDYTGGYNTYDVLVRNNIFADAVFRNGLIQDASNVTLDNNLFTNDFNQLYESGGGLTNFIETNNIQVEIVGFLDVAANNYRLSSNSAAINIGSDGIPDYASIDKDGILRNQDEAPDAGAYEYVV, from the coding sequence ATGAATGGCTTCGACATAATACCAAGTAACGATTCGCTTTTAACTGAAGACTCTTCACAACTGCTTGCTGATAATGGATTGAATGGTGGAAGTCCGCTACCACAGTCTAGTTCTTCATCTAGTTTTTCAATGCTGCCTGTCCGTTATGAAGCAGAAGATTTAAATCTGAATAATTTTTTGATTAAGAGTAATAATGTTTCTTCAGGCGGCGAACATATTTCTTTGTTGGGTAGTAATAGTAACACTGGAACCGCTGCGGGAATTTTCAACGGTTTGGCAGGAAGTTATTACGTAAATGTAGCTTATTACGATGAAAATGATGGTATTTCTTCTGCTACCGTAACGGTTGCGGGAGAAATTGAGAATTTTCGTTTTGATAAAAATTTACCTGGAAATGCTGTTGCACCGGAAACGTTAACATCTTATGTGACTCATCCCATATTGGAATTGCAGTCAGGAGATGCTTTTGAGATTGAAGCACAATATGACTTGGGTGAGTTTGCTCGTATTGACTATATTGAATTCGTTCCGACGCAAAATGCATCTCAGCCTGACGGAAGCCTACGTTATGAAGCTGAAAAATTACAGCTTACAGGCTATCAAACGGCACCAATTTCAGGAGCTTCGGGTGGAGAGCAAATAAATTTAAACAATACAGACAATACATCTGGAGTTGCACAAGGTGTTTTTGCTGGTGAAGCTGGAATTTATAGAGTAAGGGTAGGTTATTACGACGAAAATGATGGAGTTTCTTCTGCAACAGTAACAGTTGCAGGGCAAACTAGAAGCTTTGAATTCGATGAAGATTTACCATCCAGTGCTCCCGTACCTGAAACTTTAACATCTCGTGTCACTCATTCAGTAATAGGATTAAAGCCTGGTGATGCTTTTAAGATTGAAGGGCAATCTAATTTTGGTGAATTTGCTCGCGTTGATTATATCGAATTCATTCCCATACAAACTACAGTCGATGCCACAACAGCTATACGCTATGAAGCAGAAAATTTCCAACAGCTTGATGACTATGTAATTAGCTCTAACAGTAACTCTTCTGCTGATAAACATATTTCTGTATACAATTCAAGTTATCAAACTATAGGCGATGTGTTCGATGGAGAAACAGGTTTTTATCAGGTAAAAGTAGGTTACTACGATGAAAATGACGGTAAGTCTACGGCAACGGTGACTGTTGGAGGGCAAAGCCGTACTTTCTTGTTTGATGAAGATTTGCCTTCTGCTGGAGCAACTGCCGCAGCCTTAACCCAACGTGTAACCCATGAAGCTGTAAGAATACAAAAGGGAGACAATTTTGTAATTGATGCAATATCGAATGCTGCCGAGTTCGCCCGTTTTGACTATATAGAATTCGTCGCGGTAAATCCTCCAGATGGTTCGACATACTACGTTTCACCGGATGGCAGCGACGATAATCCAGGCACGGAACAATTGCCTTGGAAGACTATTAATTATGCAGTTAGCCAAGGTTCTCCAGTAATAGCAGGAGACACAGTTTTAGTAAAACCGGGTACATATACCGAGCTAATTAACTTAGATAAATCCGGTGATGATGAGCTAGGACATATTACTTTAAAAGCTGATGGTGAGGTGATTTTAAAAGATCCAGATCCTATAAATGGTCACTTCAGAGAGGGTGTAATTCAATCTGCTGGAGAAGGTTTCTGGATTATCGATGGCTTCCGGATTGAAGATACATCTTGGGCTGGTATTTCCCTTAGAGATGCAAATAATATGATTGTGCAAAACAATCATACATTTGAAACAGGAGCTTCAGGCATTATTATCATGCCCGATACTTACTTCTTCGGAGGAGATGCCGAAGTTACTAGTAGAGATATAAAAGTCTTAGGTAACACAATTGAACGAGCCAATTGGATATGGGCAGGTTTAGGAGACACAAGAGGCACTCAAGAAGCTTTGAGTATTTGGGGTGTAGATGGCTTTGAGGTTGCGAACAATCTTGTCAAAGAAGGAAAGCGCGAGGGAATCGATGCTAAAACAGGTTCTCGTAATGGTTCTATTCACAACAATACTGTAACTGGAGTCGCACAGGTATCTGGAACTCCAATCGGTTACAACGCAGGTGCTGCAATTTATGTAGAAGGAAATCGGGCTGATACTTTCAACATAGATGTTTACAACAATATTGTTTACGATAACGTTGCTGAAGGAATTGTAGTGGCTGACGAAATACCTGGTAATGGGGATGTTAGCGATATTCGCGTTTTCAACAACGTAGTCTATGGAAATGGAACATTAGGCATCAATAGCGGTATGGGTATTGCGGTAACTAGTAACGTCAATAATGTTGAAGTTATTAACAATACGGTTTTCAATAATATTCAGTCGATTGTGGTTAATGGTACGGATTATACTGGCGGCTACAATACATATGATGTATTGGTACGAAATAACATCTTTGCTGATGCTGTCTTTCGTAATGGTTTAATCCAAGATGCGAGCAATGTAACCCTCGATAACAACCTATTTACCAACGACTTTAACCAGCTTTATGAAAGTGGAGGTGGATTAACTAACTTTATTGAAACCAATAATATTCAGGTAGAAATAGTTGGTTTCTTAGATGTTGCAGCTAACAATTACCGTTTGTCTTCTAATTCAGCTGCAATCAATATTGGTTCCGATGGAATTCCCGATTATGCATCCATTGATAAAGATGGGATACTGCGAAACCAAGATGAGGCTCCGGATGCAGGTGCTTACGAGTATGTCGTTTAA